A single genomic interval of Armigeres subalbatus isolate Guangzhou_Male chromosome 1, GZ_Asu_2, whole genome shotgun sequence harbors:
- the LOC134205460 gene encoding uncharacterized protein LOC134205460 produces MNNANTPTTNKTPFRRLGLARSIKKAEVLNKSDTPITYTSASSSTGNHVLLDSHSSPLTHPMRTIKTISTDNSSYTADKNGDIPTPDTPVNVETSSKKTRLSLSQSWKNKITQKRQLHTLKRRKLLDTVDKYSEPDKADSVIHSESDICSDTEHVENAIPSKSNSNSGLSILTADRSSISEPTSKTKQRIQEIKDSITVWRAGCVAALTDLQERRNTGDMESLLNMLQIPLEIVNYDRETQEFLDPD; encoded by the exons ATGAACAACGCAAATACTCCAACAACGAATAAAACGCCATTCCGCAGACTGGGGCTAGCCAGAAGTATTAAAAAGGCGGAAGTTCTGAACAAATCG GACACCCCGATCACCTACACTTCAGCTTCAAGCAGCACTGGAAACCATGTTTTACTGGACAGTCATTCCAGTCCACTTACGCATCCAATGCGTACCATCAAGACAATCTCCACGGATAATAGCAGTTACACAGCTGACAAAAACGGCGACATCCCAACGCCAGATACACCGGTCAATGTTGAAACAAGCTCCAAGAAAACGCGCCTGTCATTGAGTCAAAGCTGGAAAAACAAAATCACACAGAAGAGACAGCTACACACTCTCAAACGTCGCAAGTTGCTGGATACTGTTGACAAATATTCAGAACCTGATAAAGCTGATAGCGTAATCCATTCGGAAAGCGATATATGCTCGGATACTGAACATGTAGAAAATGCTATTCcttctaaatccaattcaaattctgGACTGAGCATATTAACAGCTGATAGAAGCTCCATTTCAGAACCAACgtccaaaacaaaacaaagaatTCAGGAAATCAAGGACAGTATCACGGTTTGGAGAGCTGGGTGCGTCGCAGCTTTGACTGATCTACAGGAGAGACGCAACACTGGAGATATGGAATCGCTGCTTAACATGCTCCAAATACCATTAGAAATTGTCAACTACGATAGGGAGACCCAAGAATTCCTCGATCCAGACTGA
- the LOC134205462 gene encoding small ribosomal subunit protein bS18m isoform X2, with amino-acid sequence MFLKLIQSSCHAVRRGYINHTTAAMVGANRHCSTAADPDSPVELEQNPFAKERVQCILCKHNISPDYKNVQLLSQFQSPYTGRIYGKHITGLCQKRQEQVEKEIIKAQNAGFMPTYHKAVEFLEDPKLFNPERPIRPHKY; translated from the exons ATGTTCTTAAAACTTATTCAATCTTCATGCCATGCTGTGCGTAGAG GTTACATAAATCACACGACTGCCGCAATGGTTGGTGCTAACAGGCATTGTTCAACTGCCGCCGATCCCGACAGTCCCGTTGAGCTGGAGCAGAACCCATTTGCCAAGGAACGTGTTCAGTGCATTTTGTGCAAGCATAATATAAGTCCGGACTATAAGAATGTGCAGCTGTTGTCGCAATTCCAGAGTCCCTATACCGGTCGAATCTACGGCAAGCACATTACCGGACTCTGTCAGAAGCGCCAAGAACAGGTAGAGAAGGAAATCATTAAAGCACAAAATGCCGGATTTATGCCAACTTACCACAAGGCAgtcgaattcttggaggatccgAAGCTGTTCAACCCGGAACGGCCAATTCGTCCGCATAAATATTAA
- the LOC134205462 gene encoding small ribosomal subunit protein bS18m isoform X1 codes for MFLKLIQSSCHAVRRVGFPGYINHTTAAMVGANRHCSTAADPDSPVELEQNPFAKERVQCILCKHNISPDYKNVQLLSQFQSPYTGRIYGKHITGLCQKRQEQVEKEIIKAQNAGFMPTYHKAVEFLEDPKLFNPERPIRPHKY; via the exons ATGTTCTTAAAACTTATTCAATCTTCATGCCATGCTGTGCGTAGAG TCGGCTTCCCAGGTTACATAAATCACACGACTGCCGCAATGGTTGGTGCTAACAGGCATTGTTCAACTGCCGCCGATCCCGACAGTCCCGTTGAGCTGGAGCAGAACCCATTTGCCAAGGAACGTGTTCAGTGCATTTTGTGCAAGCATAATATAAGTCCGGACTATAAGAATGTGCAGCTGTTGTCGCAATTCCAGAGTCCCTATACCGGTCGAATCTACGGCAAGCACATTACCGGACTCTGTCAGAAGCGCCAAGAACAGGTAGAGAAGGAAATCATTAAAGCACAAAATGCCGGATTTATGCCAACTTACCACAAGGCAgtcgaattcttggaggatccgAAGCTGTTCAACCCGGAACGGCCAATTCGTCCGCATAAATATTAA
- the LOC134205458 gene encoding RING finger protein 37, with the protein MDRGATYNFLDHKLKPSIRCDTVDDDFHPISNLISSDPKTLELGFMPYPVTKPPVEIVFSLHCPIVMHRLKLWVQIGALRTTAVDVYIQNKRGIFDKVGCGESESAEIFEFINNRRVSSPSVPLDTRISQNSLFPTVGYLLADCSTFKVTLKKTARCVPVLRKIECWGQPARSCTKEVKENIERIWYKTTDSMVKKPATPCNKPHNIDPITAEIPEEFLDELTCDIMTIPMILPSGKIVDQMTIEKHNQQEEKWGRQASDPFTSLIYTDVRKPVFNAALKSRIDQFLIKNSNSLQYHQVPRTVGTVLRTATTNPLQIISPRLSRKRKLDGEPPKLNLSCSSLESAVRKALATTTRYTLAIDDRDDKFENACHSCMKSLGSFYKISTCQHLICRDCLDVQIQIPPHCKCSCGVVFESKSVEKHHFS; encoded by the exons ATGGA CCGCGGCGCAACATACAACTTCTTGGATCACAAACTGAAACCATCGATTCGCTGTGACACAGTTGACGATGACTTTCACCCGATCAGCAATCTCATTTCAAGTGATCCGAAAACTTTGGAACTGGGATTTATGCCGTATCCGGTAACGAAACCGCCCGTCGAAATCGTTTTTAGCCTGCACTGCCCGATAGTGATGCATCGTTTAAAACTGTGGGTTCAGATAGGCGCGTTAAGAACGACGGCCGTAGATGTCTACATCCAGAATAAGCGTGGAATATTTGATAAGGTCGGTTGTGGAGAATCGGAATCAGCggaaatatttgaatttatcAATAACCGAAGAGTCTCATCGCCGTCTGTTCCGTTAGATACACGAATATCTCAGAATTCGTTATTTCCCACTGTTGGATATCTGCTAGCTGATTGTTCAACATTTAAGGTAACCCTCAAAAAGACAGCTCGATGTGTTCCCGTTCTGCGAAAGATAGAATGTTGGGGACAACCGGCTCGTAGCTGTACAAAAGAagtaaaagaaaacatcgaacgAATATGGTACAAGACAACAGATTCAATGGTGAAGAAACCTGCGACGCCTTGTAATAAACCTCACAATATTGATCCCATCACTGCTGAGataccagaagaattcctagatgaGCTGACTTGTGATATAATGACGATTCCCATGATTCTTCCATCGGGAAAAATTGTTGATCAGATGACAATAGAAAAACACAATCAACAGGAGGAAAAATGGGGTCGCCAAGCTTCGGATCCTTTCACCAGCCTCATCTACACCGATGTAAGAAAACCGGTGTTCAACGCTGCATTAAAATCACGCATAGATCAGTTTCTTATCAAAAACTCGAATAGCCTTCAATATCATCAAGTCCCGCGTACCGTTGGAACCGTTCTACGGACAGCAACGACAAATCCCCTCCAAATCATCTCCCCTAGGTTATCTCGAAAACGCAAATTAGACGGCGAACCGCCTAAGTTGAATCTCTCTTGTTCATCGTTGGAGAGCGCTGTCCGGAAAGCCCTTGCAACCACCACCAGATATACGCTCGCTATTGATGATCGTGATGACAAATTCGAAAATGCCTGTCACAGTTGCATGAAGAGTTTGGGTAGCTTCTACAAAATATCAACGTGTCAGCATTTGATTTGTCGTGATTGTTTGGATGTCCAAATACAAATTCCACCTCACTGCAAATGCAGTTGTGGTGTTGTATTCGAAAGTAAATCTGTCGAAAAGCATCATTTTAGTTGA